A single genomic interval of Deltaproteobacteria bacterium harbors:
- the ybeY gene encoding rRNA maturation RNase YbeY, whose translation MGEARKLLSPTDRTTIKRRAAQIFAASGSTSGEWSILLADDAFVRALNARYRGRDCTTDVLSFPLATSSEGHADDEGEPQLGDVIVSVPQTLRQARPGDAGGELLRLLVHGFCHLRGLDHEAGKAEARRMWLEEARLCEAIGVKPRPQ comes from the coding sequence GTGGGGGAGGCTCGGAAACTACTGAGTCCGACGGATCGTACGACGATCAAGCGCCGGGCAGCGCAGATATTCGCCGCCTCGGGATCAACTAGCGGCGAGTGGTCCATCCTTCTTGCGGACGACGCGTTCGTGCGCGCCCTGAACGCCCGTTACCGGGGTAGGGATTGCACGACCGACGTGCTCTCGTTCCCTCTCGCGACGTCCTCCGAGGGGCACGCGGACGACGAAGGAGAGCCGCAGCTCGGGGACGTGATCGTCTCGGTCCCACAGACCCTGCGACAGGCCCGGCCCGGAGATGCCGGGGGGGAACTCCTTCGGCTGCTGGTGCACGGGTTCTGTCACCTGCGCGGGCTCGACCACGAGGCCGGGAAGGCCGAGGCCCGCCGGATGTGGCTCGAGGAGGCGCGCCTCTGCGAGGCGATCGGAGTGAAGCCGCGACCCCAGTGA